AAATTCAATCAACAGAGTTTCAGGCCTTAGaaagttttaaatatgttaaaatatttcatacTAGTAGATAAAAATGTTTAGGTAGTTCTTAATTATGTTGACATTCATTCAACACTACTTTAACTGTGcctaaaaacttttttattttaaagagaaatgtttgggatctgtctctgcctgtagaTTTTGAGATAGCGTTgcgtctctgctctgctgtttcACCTTCTCTTTGATTAAAGGGAAGTGTGAGTGATTCTGGGACCTTGATGTTCCTTCATACCTGACGACATAGATCTTAAATTCGATTCAGTCGTAAATTGAACTTGTTGAAACTTGAAGAAACTCTGTCAGTGCATCCCTGCCTGAActtcagacctggtgttaacacCCACTAAAAACCAGAtgtgtctttattttcactcaCGCAGTCCTGCATGTGTTTCCACATAGATTTTGATTGTGAATGAaagtttcagcagcagcttgcTCCTCTAACTCTCATTTGCACAAGTGTGGTGTTTGAGAAAGAGTTGCTTCACATCCACAGCTTCTCAGTGACAACATTGTGCAACAGTCAGGGGAGACTCCAGCACCTTTTACCCCTTTGACCCATTTCCTCTGCTCAGTAAAGCTTCACATTGTCTAAAATTACTTACTCTCTTTGCTCCGGCTTGTGAAAAGTTCGTCTTTTGCTGTTGACATAAAATCATCTCAGGTTTTagacgttttcagacattttaacgggattttttaatttgatttccaGGCCTCAGGTAGCCATCAGTCTTCTCGCTCATAAGATCCAGTCCccacaggagagagaggctcTGCAGGCGCTCACTGTAAGTAATCACCCTGAAATACCTGTGATCTACAGTACTCTGTGTATTTTTATCTGTTAACTAATCTTATCGTCCTTTGTCAGCTTCACAGTTTACGACAGTTATTATTTCGTGCTCTTTGTCACGACTCAGATTCACCgcgaaaaacaaacaaacaatgtctTTGTTTGAGCTCCGGTAGAAAGAGATCGTGTGAGTGCGTCTGTGACCAACCGTTGTCACATGGAGACATGAGGAGtttttatctgcatttaaaTCTGCCGTGACACCTCGTTTTCTGTGCATCGAAGAGAGCTGCAGTGTTACACTTAGAAACGCCCCTCAGAAGAAGCGTCTTGATGTTCATGTGCCTCGCGTCATGTGAAGTTCAGAGGTGGAGAACCACACTCGTGCAGCCACAGAAtccgttctctctctcttgctctttgtgtttttgtttatttcctcccCTTGTTAAAGCTGGTGATCTGTTCTGTTTGCCAGGTTCTTGAGGCGTGCATGAACAATTGTGGGAAGAGGTTCCACAGCGAGGCGGCCAAGTTTCGGTTTCTCAATGAGCTCATCAAAGTCCTAACCCCAAAGGTACCGTTAGTCACTGAGAGACAGATGTTCTGAGCAGCTGGAAGCAAAAGGAAACATGTAATATGTGGATTTTTTTAAGTTGTTCCTAATTTAATCCAAACAGTCTCTTTGcagttaaagttaaaattaaagGATTTATCGTTTTGATTTTGTGAATTTATCtgacaatgttttaaaaaagggaaGTCTGGATATTAATATCAACTCCAGGGCCcaaaacacacattacacacatgaactgaaatgtctgttttatcatattataatcAATCATTGTATTAAAGTTACAAAGTGCGTCACACAGAGAATTAGACCCCGAACAATGAATCCATAAAAATCAGCCGATGTGAGCCTTTAACAGATGTGGTGGTATCAgctttcatgtttgaaaacgtCTTTCTGAGGAATAACACGGGTGTGACTGACCCGATGATCTCGTCCGAGCAGTACTTTGGTGCGTGGACTcctcagaaagtaaaagaccgAGTGACGGAGGTTCTCTACGGCTGGACGCTGTGGCTCAAAGACGAACCTAAGATTCAGGAAGCGTACAACATGCTGAAGACACAaggtcagagacagaaacacctTTTCAAAATCTGCGCATGAGAATTTTTTATACACATTGAGGGTTTTGTCCTTTTTCTAAAATCATCTTaactttcttttgttgtttcagGTATCGTGAAGGAAGATCCCAAACTACCAGACACACTGATCATGGCTCCTCCACCACAAAGATCCACAGAGTCTGTTTTCGACCAGGAGGACAAGGccaaggtgtgtgtgcgtgtgtgtgcgtatgtgtgtgtgtgtgtgagacgtctGCTCATGTAAAGTTTCatcacgtgtgtgtctgtgtcatcagCTCTTAGCCAGATTACTGAAAAGTGCTCGTCCTGAAGACCTGGAAACTGCAAACAGACTCATTAAAAGCACCATAAAGGAGGTGAGGAGCTGCCGTGCCGACGGACATGTTTGCTGtaataattgtgtgtgttgattataattgtgtgtgtgtgtgcgcgtgtgttgTAGGAACAGGAAAAGGCAGAGAAAGCCCTGAAGCGTGAATCTACTCTGAAGGAGGTGGAGAGCAGCACCAGGCAGCTCAGGGAGCTCCTGAAGCAGAACATTACAGGAACCTCGTTACCGCCCAGTGACGACATGAAGGTTGGTCCACCGAGCCGGCGTCAGTCAGGCTCTGATTTACTGCGCGGCGCTAAATAATCAAATGAGTCAAACAGTTCTTCTGCTCCAGTGCTGCATTTTCATCCTGCACTTTCTTTTGTTGCTATCGATGCTTTTACACTTTTAGTatcaaacctgcagctgaaaATAACACGAAGTCACTGAGATGAGTTAAAaacctaacccccccccccctgaaaAATAATTCACACTCAAATATTTGATTATCAAAGCAGCATCGACTCCATCTGACATGAACTTCCTGTCTGCTCCGCCCTGCTTCATCAGCAGAAACAGTCGGAAACTCTGTTTTGTGCATCACACATTTATAATGAATACGTTAAGATATCAAATCTTCtctaacatataaataaatattataaattaaaaatataaataaaatactctCATTATACTTATTTTATTCTatgtttattctatttattcatctttattttatttgattctatttCGACCAATGAAATAACTTGTTCTACTTTCACAGGAACCTGTTATTGTTTCTCATATCAGAATAAATACTTCACTCAAGGTTTCGACAAAGTCTCCTCTCGTAGATCTAACTTCTAACCAGATCAGTAACAGATTCAACATTAAACCAGCTTCAGGCTCAATGTTTTTTCGGGTGAACCCAGCAGCGACCTCACGCTGTGTCCGTCCCTCTCTCCACCGCAGGCCTTGTACGAGCGCTGTGACCGGCTGAGGCCCAGCCTGTTCCGTCTGGCCAGCGACACGACGGACGACGACGCTGCTCTGGCGCAGGTCCTGGCGGCCAACGACGATCTTACGCTCGTAGTTAACGCCTACAAAGACCAGGTGGGGAAAAGAGAGTCCAAcggtggaagagagagaagaagcgaAGAAGAAGCGAGGAGTAAAAACAGCGGTAGGTCTCGTCCAGGAAAAGACTTTgaccttgtgtttgtttgttcgtctCCTTCGTTCTGCTGGTATTtgatgcttcttcttcttcttcttcttcttcttcttcttcttgctcctccagctcctccgaGTCCCAGAGAGATTAAATGTTACCACCTCATCGACCTGTCGGCTCTGGATTCTCCTCAGACTCACAGAAAATCTGATTCACCTCCGTCCTTTGACTCTTCTCCTCTGTATCTCTCCTCTCACCTGGACAACACCTCACACCCTGTACCCGACTCCTCGGACTCAGGTAACGCTCCAGTCGAGCCTCCTTCTCGTTTGTTCTCAGGGAGACTTTTGAAAATGATTCCTGACGTTTTGTCTCCTGATTACAGAGTTTGATAAAAAGGCCTCGAAACAGGAGACCACGAAGTCGTATTATGAGGAAGTGATGCAGGTGAGCTTTAAGTTGACAGTTTATGAATGAAGATTTTATCTGGAGGAGACGATAACACAGTTTATCGTCCGTCAGCTTAATGAAGATGTTCAGAAGAGGAACGCCGAGCAGAGCGGAGGGAGAGGACCTCTGCTGAGAGCTCGAGGATGTGGAGGCAGCAGCATCGGATCGAACGGGACAAACACTTGGTGAGGATGTAGACTGGAGAGTTCTGACGTCCTCATAGACGTGAGGGGAATTAGTTTTAGATCAGGACGTTcaccatcacaaacacacacactctgcttcTGCTTGATTTtcctgtaaataaaacatttggcaTTTTTAGAAcgtgtctcttctctccttgATTTATTTTCCATCAGAGAATtgactctttctctttccccgTCAGGTCTTTCTCTCAAAATCAACAGTTCAGTGGCTCAGGATCAAATTACAAGACACCAACTGAAGTGTCCgcagagacagtttgtcctcCACTGCTACTGAAACACGTCTTCGTGCCAATGGACACCATCAAATCCAGTTCGTCTACGAACATCATCAAATTATAACTCATATGGATTTTTGCGTTTATTTGTAACATAGTGTTCCTAATCATCTGCGGTGATGTAATCTCGTCTCAGGTCAGCTGGAGCCGATCACTTTATTCGATCAGGGCGGCGTCCACATCTCTCTTCATTTTGCCAGAAACTCTCCGGTGGGTCATCCGGGTGTCGCTGTGGTCGTCATCTCCGCCGTGAACACGTCCACCCTCGACGTTAGAGACTTCCTGTTTCAAGCTGCTGTTCCCAAGGTAACACACTCTGGTCACAGTGGTGTGGTTTCACATTAAAGTTTCACATCAGCAGGTTTAAGACTGTGATGACTgtgatgtgtatatatacacacatatatatacttCTCAATGTGTATGGACAGTTTATCGACATCATTTCATCTTGATGTGATACTGGTGCTCTCTGCTGGAGACCGGCCTCCACTTCGGACTTTACAGAGAAGGTGCAGCACGACGGGTGAGAAGAACAGAGACTCTGTGAGTTATTAACACTtgtgctgtgtctgtgtcctgCAGACCATGTTGGTGAAACTTCAACCTGCCTCTGGGACGCACCTCCCTCCATACAACCCCCTCCTGCCTCCGCCTGCCACCTCCCAGGTCCTCCTGCTGGCCAATCCTCAGAAGGTACCAGACTGTTAGTCCCACAGTGGCGGAATTTTCCCTGATACAAAGGggactgtaaaaacaaaaagtaataaATGAGTAAACATGGAATATCAATATAAGAAAATAGATTTAATATGCAGTATGTGAACAGgagatttctttatttctttacatgATTGTGACTTATTTCAATCTGCAGAGAAGTAGAATCatgttagtttttgttttatatatgaaTCATTACGTTTCTGCAAGATTAAATTTGATTTACGAGGAAACAAATTTCCCAGAAACTGCTGCAACTCGGTAACACGTGAAGCTTAAAccctcaaaatgttttcagtctttggtttttatgtttgattcagattttagattttattgaaATCTGTATTCATAAGAAATTCGCGCTTTTGTTTCCCACGATAACgacgtcttttctttttcttcctttcttcagCGTCGGGTGCGTCTGCGCTACAAGCTGACACTGACACACGGAGACCAGCTGCTGAACGAGACCGGAGACATCGACAACTTCCCAGACTGGAACTCTCTGATCGACCACTGAAAGCTTCACGCtggaatttattaaaaaaaaaaaactttgtagAGGAACTTAAACCTAGATtttgaaagaaaagatgaacTCAAAGGTGGGAAACAAGTGACCACATCTGGAGTCGATCATCACGAGGTAAACGACCACCACAACAagcaaatattcatatttactgaaatatgacattttgttgGGGGCCAGGACCAGGAGCTGATCTTAAAAAAGACACGTTGCTCTAAAAAGGTTTTTCACATGTGGGAAGTTACAGATGTTAATGTCCATCCCTGATTGTACCTGATTCTGGTTTTCAGTATTATGCGatggtgtgttttctgtttttgcgATTGCTGCCTGATGTTAGATTCTGCACACGAGCCCAGTTTGACGGAACAgtatttttttcacatgtggAATTGTTGGCATGTTGCTGGTTACATCTGCAGATtgaattttgtatttatttgctgttattttcatgtGACATTCCAAATTCTTAAATAGTCTTAAGatggaaatgttttgtgtgtgtgtgagagagaaactcACGTGTTAGGTGTTAAGTTAATTGAACATGTGATGTTACCATTAGATTTCCTACAACGTGCTGGTTgtaatcttgaatcttgaatcttatTTTTTCAAAAGGTGACATCACCTTATCGTTTCTACGGAAGCAGTGAAACTTCAAACTAAATATATTGgtagtatttttaaaaaaaaagaagaaaactgaaGTGCtgccaataaataaaacacaagaaaaaaagaaagaacaatttTAAGATTTCTGAAGCAAATAAAGGTTTTGGTATTTTACTGttaaaactgttattttgttttttatgcagCTTCAGCTTCTGTATTTCTCTGAAGCATCTAACAAATCTAAGATTTTAGTGATTAAAATCCTGTAATATGAGCAGAGAACCAGGAAAAGTTGACACTTGATATTTTTGAGTAGATAATTGATGAGTAACTGAAATTGTTGCCAATTGAGTTTTTGTTTCAGCTCAACTTTTTAGGAAATTATGAAATCAGAGAGATTATTAGATTAATCCCACTACAGCAAATGCAACTAGACACTGCAGAGCTCCATCGGTCCCCTCGTATAGAGCACATTCAAATTCTGCAGATCCACGTTTTTATTTTGCCCCGCACCAAACTTCCCATAAATCTCATAAATTCCGTTCTTTAAACAtggtaggatttttttttcccgtcaagattaatttattatttctgaATCGAAAAGTTGCAGACGCTTTATCTCGCCATGGTAAAGGAAGTCAGAAACATTTCCTGGTTCTGCTGGCAATCTAagatcctgcaaactaacacaggaacgcagatgaaaacatctgtcagaggtgataaaagcttCCTTCATGAAGGTGGTAACGTTCAGTGCGGAGGCAGCTGCTCTGTACAACACGGCTTCAGTTGTTTtggttcatttaaaatgatacaGCATAGAAACTGCATCCTCCACAGGATCATGGATCTTGGTTTTATCTGCGCGTCCCTAATAAACTGCCCAGTCGTCAATCAACTTTGTtgatcatatttattatatgacATCAGCAGgttaaaatacatgtttattaTGTACATATATGTAACACGGGTGTTAGATAAAGTGCcaaatacaattttacaaaaaacaaacaaacaaaaataagaaaaacagagatggGACTTGTGGAAGACCATCACAACCGTTAGCCTGGTCCAACAGTTCATTGCTGGGTGGACGAGTCGCCGCCCTGTTTCGCAGGACGGCCGGATTGCTCAGTGCTGCTGGTCGTGGGACAGTTTGGCACGATTCACCCGAGGAACCAAAGTCACGCGGTCAGGGAGACATGAtgaatattgttgttttgttgttttttctttgaacaTGAACCGACATCGACACGTACAACGAGTCCGCGAAATCCGGCGTCGTCGCTTCGAGGTTATTTATCTGAGCCGCTCGGTGGAGAACTCCAGGAAAGTTTCTGTGGTAAATATAAGACGACAGACGACACTTTCCAGacgttgttttgctttttttttctgacaaacAAGAGGAAGTTGACGTTCTtgaaacagagttttttttttagagtttggTGCTCGATGGGTAATAATCCACGAGGTCGGGAGAACACACACGCAATctcctgcatgtttttttattttccaggagCTACAAAAGTTGAGAAAACTGCTTCCACGATTTGAATCCCCCGTTTATCGCCCGCGGCAGTGATGGATGTACGGATGCTCGGCGATGAAGACTCTGGTCTTTCTGTCTCAACCGGCTGATTCAGACACTTGTTCGCTCCAgagagtttttctttctccgCTGTCGGAATTAAACGTTTCTCTGTGAGCTCTGAAGTTCGTGTTGACGTCTGTATCTGAGAGGATCGTGTGAGaatctccctcctcttcatcctcttcatcctcttcctcagtcACACAGACTGTCGAAGCCGGATTTCTTTACGCACGTCTTCATCTCTTCTCAACCTTTTTCCTCACTGACTCTTTCAATTTGTGATTTTATTCCCAACTaactttcctcttcttcttcctcaactggcgtctcctcttcttcctcttcctctcctttctccgtctcctcttcttcctcttcctctcctttctcctcctcctcctctgcctcctcctcctctgctttctcctcttcattctctacattctcttctgtctctccctcctcttcttccactttctcctcattctcaccctcctcttcctcaacaCTTtccgctgcctcctcctctacgttctcctccatctctccctcctctttttcctccacttctgcctcctcatttacattttcctcctccccttcaccatctttctctgtctcttctacCTCCTCCTTTTCTACAACTTCTTCCCCATCCTCCACTTCTGcctcttcattttcattttcctcctccccttccccatctttctctgtctcttctacCTCCTCCTTTTCTATGatttcttcctcatcttccacTTCTGCctcctcattttcctcctccccctcaccatctttctctgtctcttctacCTCCTCCTTTTCTATGatttcttcctcatcttccacTTCTGCctcctcattttcctcctccccctcaccatctttctcactctcttctACCTCCTCCTTTTCTACGATttcttcctcgtcctcctcctcctgttgatCCTCCTGACTTttgtccatctcctcctcttcctctttagtctcctccgcctcctctccatgatcttcttctttttccatttcatccATCTGCTCTGCTCCATCCTCTTCTAATTGCTCCTCTCCATTTTCCTGTTCCGTGTTTTCCTGCGCTTCCGTCTCTTCTctggcctcctcctcttcctcttcctcctcctcctcctcctcctcctcctcctcctcctcgtctccatCCGGGACTCCATTCTGTTTACTGTTGTGATTCTCCTCGTCTTCTTCCTTCTCAGCTTCTACGTGGTTCTGTCCCTCACCATTGggctcctcctcgtcctcctgcgTGCTGTCTACGTCGCAGATTGCTCCCCCCTCGCCGTTGCTGTTCCTCAGGTGCAcgtggttgtggttgttgtgCTCCACGTCCTCCAGGGTGATTTCGAACTGGAAGCGGTCTTGTTGAAGGTGTCTGTCTGGGGGAGGCGAAGGAGACTGGGGCATGGTGTTCAGGTACCACTCCCTGTTCTCCTCCAGCGTGTCAAGGAGTTCCTGGGCGTCTGGGTGCACCAGGTCGGCCCACGTCTCCCACAGCGGATGGACGATATAGTCGATGAAACCCACCTGGACAAACAAGGAGAATCACGCAGAGTTAATACCTTGGATGTCTCTGAGGCTTGAGGTGGTGATGGAGGAATCATTTAGAGTAAAGTCTGacttcagggaatttcttcaaaccAGATGTAACTTCTTCTGGAGTGACGGAAACTGCACAGGTTTCCTGTTCATCTATTCAGATTAAACGTATTAACAAAGATTGAAGGAGGTTGAGATCCATCGTTACCTGACTCTTCTCCACAGACGCCGTGTGTTTGTCACACATGGCGCTgatctccatccctctctctcgctctttgtcCCCCTGTCGAAAAAACTCCTCCATGATTCTCTCCGTCCACTGTCGGTACAGCGGTAGCGCCTTGGTGGGGTTGCTCAGGTCAGCACAGTGCACCATGTTCCTCAACACCTACACAAGAATATTGAGGAGCTGATGTTACAATGAACGCTGTTGACGTGCGTCCAGATTTCTGTTTGATGTGAGACGAGCAGGACAGTCTACCTGTATTCGTTCTGTGTAGTGGTCGAGCAGCAGAACTCCAGAACTCGTCACCTTCTTCGTCTCCACCATGGTCTTCAGATCAGCCAGCAGGGTCATGTGTTTGGACATGTCTGTGGCCAACACCTGCAGAAAGAGATAAAACTCACCAGAATaaatttcatcaagatccatgaaatatttcctgcagggaaatctgtgaaaatgtaaaaaaaaaagaaaagaagaagtagGAACAACATGCGATGGGGATtcagaaagtttaaaaaaaagttttgaaatggTAAAAGTTATTCAGTGACATTTTGGAAGCAATGAGAAGAAGCCGCAGAGTAACTGGAACTAAGGATAATTagagtctgtgtgtttggtaaACATCCTCCTCACCATGTCGATGACGAGCTTGCGAAGGCTCTGGCGCTGTCTCTTGGTGaggttttggaaaatgtcacagtttTCCTGGTGCAGAAGCTTGAAGCCGACAGCGAGATGATGGTTCTCCAGCACTGACTCATCGTTGTACATGAGGGCCAGTTCAGAgtctgagcagagacagagagagacagagagagagagagagagagagagagagaacacgaTGGAGGCGTGAAAACGGTTTGTTCAAACATCCAGACACGTCTCACCGGTTGCGTTTGTGCTCACTGGTGTTGATGAGGAACTGATTGGAGACTCCAGGGTGGTCGACGTCATGGATAGCTGCAGCGAACAGAGCGGCGAGGACCTCCAGGTCAGTGAAGACGGCCTGAACGGGACAGGGACGAGGGAACAGAGGTGCACAAAGTCCGAACAACAGAGACGAggtcagagagaagaaaagagaaacgaTGCGATTGAGCTTCAAACGCACAACACTGTTACTTTTATCTCACGTCAGCTCTTTACCATCAGCTGTAAAGATAAAACTGCcccaaaaatgataaaaaagtaaatcTGGGGATTtatccatttttatttaatacagtATTTAAAGTACAATataatgaagtgtgtgtgtgtgtgtgtgcatctgtgtgtgtgtgtatactgtctACATACATCAAGAGCAGGTGTGGACAGCAGGACGTGTGTGGACTGGGTGACATCCGCAGCATGGAGGCTGTTGTGGTACGCTACGTTTCCATGGTAATGGTCCTCCAGGGTCATCACGTAGGTGACAAAGGTGTCGACTGGGATTCGAAACGTCTTCAACAGCTCGCgctcctgaggaggaggagggaggagaccAGAGGAGTTCACTAACACTCCACCAGGAGTACATcatgtacaacacacacacacacacaaacacaaacacacactctggttGTGTTTACCTGGAAGATTGTGTACATGATGCAGCCGAGGGGTCTGTTGCTGGAGAATTCTGCGACTCTGAATATGTTGAAGCTCCACTTGTCCAGATCCTCCAACTCCTGATTGAAGAGCACAGACATGGACACGTGTGAAGAAATCAGAACACAGATTCATTAAgagcttcattaaaaaagatTCATTAAAAGTCTTCTAAACAACAGTGCAGATTAAATCTGACTCCACTGAGAAATGTCTGAATCCCGTATGATCAAGCTGAAATAAACAACAACCAATGAAACGTGTCCAAAAGTTgaaccagccaatcagaagtaaaatgatttcaaataaaaagtcacaGTTCAAACTTCTCAAATAAGAATATTTTCTTTGATGCGTGTAAATTTAACAGCTTCAGGTTTCGTGGTCGTAGGATCAATGAACGTAAGTGAGTCACGTTGGCCTTCAACAAATTGTTCCATGATTTCCTTTTACAGTTGAGTGAGAAACTAAAAGTCGTATTATTCCATTATGAAAACGATCGTGAGTCGCAGCCCTGAATAAGCACAAACATTGGAAGCAGTGAAGCTAaaatcattttacagttttaggTTTTATCGTCAAGAATGTTAGAATTAAAGAGAATCCCGGTAAAAGCTTCTTTCATTCAGGTGCTGGTGTCTTTTTAAACAATGAT
This is a stretch of genomic DNA from Paralichthys olivaceus isolate ysfri-2021 chromosome 8, ASM2471397v2, whole genome shotgun sequence. It encodes these proteins:
- the LOC109643547 gene encoding ADP-ribosylation factor-binding protein GGA1-like — encoded protein: MATGAGSETLDSFLNQATDQENQGDRWDCIQGFYQLVNQEADGPQVAISLLAHKIQSPQEREALQALTVLEACMNNCGKRFHSEAAKFRFLNELIKVLTPKYFGAWTPQKVKDRVTEVLYGWTLWLKDEPKIQEAYNMLKTQGIVKEDPKLPDTLIMAPPPQRSTESVFDQEDKAKLLARLLKSARPEDLETANRLIKSTIKEEQEKAEKALKRESTLKEVESSTRQLRELLKQNITGTSLPPSDDMKALYERCDRLRPSLFRLASDTTDDDAALAQVLAANDDLTLVVNAYKDQVGKRESNGGRERRSEEEARSKNSAPPSPREIKCYHLIDLSALDSPQTHRKSDSPPSFDSSPLYLSSHLDNTSHPVPDSSDSEFDKKASKQETTKSYYEEVMQLNEDVQKRNAEQSGGRGPLLRARGCGGSSIGSNGTNTWSFSQNQQFSGSGSNYKTPTEVSAETVCPPLLLKHVFVPMDTIKSSQLEPITLFDQGGVHISLHFARNSPVGHPGVAVVVISAVNTSTLDVRDFLFQAAVPKTMLVKLQPASGTHLPPYNPLLPPPATSQVLLLANPQKRRVRLRYKLTLTHGDQLLNETGDIDNFPDWNSLIDH
- the LOC109646591 gene encoding 3',5'-cyclic-AMP phosphodiesterase 4C-like → MKKSRSVLSVTGEEGNDTDVTGAGEKAESSRYSRSYTSGATLGAELRRGRSRRLSSSLQVPCWLRPRDRTRSPEVLSNVSRPTTLPLRIPPRISITHADADSYEAENGVSPGHSPLGSHSPGLTLHTSFPQGQRRESFLYRSDSDYDMSPKTVSRNSSLASEGHTAEDFIVTPFAQVLASLRSVRSNFTILANVSTPTIKRSPLGGVCVSPRATLSDQQYQQLALDTLEELDWCLDQLETIQTHRSVSEMASNKFKRMLNRELSHLSEMSRSGNQVSEYISSTFLDKQNEEEIPSPTLKDKPMSHISGVRKLSHSSSLSSSSMPRFGVNTDHEDELAKELEDLDKWSFNIFRVAEFSSNRPLGCIMYTIFQERELLKTFRIPVDTFVTYVMTLEDHYHGNVAYHNSLHAADVTQSTHVLLSTPALDAVFTDLEVLAALFAAAIHDVDHPGVSNQFLINTNSELALMYNDESVLENHHLAVGFKLLHQENCDIFQNLTKRQRQSLRKLVIDMVLATDMSKHMTLLADLKTMVETKKVTSSGVLLLDHYTERIQVLRNMVHCADLSNPTKALPLYRQWTERIMEEFFRQGDKERERGMEISAMCDKHTASVEKSQVGFIDYIVHPLWETWADLVHPDAQELLDTLEENREWYLNTMPQSPSPPPDRHLQQDRFQFEITLEDVEHNNHNHVHLRNSNGEGGAICDVDSTQEDEEEPNGEGQNHVEAEKEEDEENHNSKQNGVPDGDEEEEEEEEEEEEEEEEEEAREETEAQENTEQENGEEQLEEDGAEQMDEMEKEEDHGEEAEETKEEEEEMDKSQEDQQEEEDEEEIVEKEEVEESEKDGEGEEENEEAEVEDEEEIIEKEEVEETEKDGEGEEENEEAEVEDEEEIIEKEEVEETEKDGEGEEENENEEAEVEDGEEVVEKEEVEETEKDGEGEEENVNEEAEVEEKEEGEMEENVEEEAAESVEEEEGENEEKVEEEEGETEENVENEEEKAEEEEAEEEEEKGEEEEEEETEKGEEEEEEETPVEEEEEES